In Octopus bimaculoides isolate UCB-OBI-ISO-001 chromosome 28, ASM119413v2, whole genome shotgun sequence, the following are encoded in one genomic region:
- the LOC106875119 gene encoding WD repeat-containing protein 70, with amino-acid sequence MINNSMADDDLEEMSQLRAARKQERPHHSFGPKPSTEKGSHKNEKSNKPEKKARNFDFMAMFEEARQLAAERNKNEDESQTDQQSSGQDVESVGSKGSIPALVSGPMSTVPSFRPVFRKPATDDKGGGGGGVSGGGHSVVGSNKTVRSTASQNLAASSCVDGNMKHSEELGTTAGSTATSPPPTSVKKGNDGGKDDDKEDDVDDDDEDEKEKEETLEQSIPQSLEITLTHGNKSVSALALDPSGARLVTGGYDYDITFWDFAGMDASLRHFRSLRPCECHQIRNLQYSTTGDVLLVIAANAQAKVIDRDGFEKLECVKGDQYIADMANTKVSLTFPFGGGGHMAQITSQHYHHLSNPTAFLSPQVSTCMLNRNAHMKGSDTTSLCFSYDGRVLASRGGDDTLKLWDIRNFKKALVAADGLLNLFPVTDCVFSPSDKMVVTGVSVGRNGGNGKLMFMERDTLKPVTEIEVSNSVSPRIIVVVVVLTFLFLSFSSGALLCVVKKERKVKQIEMITDQHIITPYALPMFREGRPMSTRKQEEKVRKDPVKTRRPDLPVSGPGEGGRVGAHGATLSQYVVQQLVLQKPDPSDLNPREAILRHAKEAEENPYWVSPAYRSTQPKPIFQPDSVASDDDDDNDADDRHVAVDNKTSDDNQEPFRKKQKLSK; translated from the exons ctgcacgGAAACAAGAGAGGCCTCACCACAGCTTCGGACCCAAACCTTCAACAGAAAAAGGTTCCCACAAAAATGAGAAGTCAAACA aacctgaaaagaaagctcgtaACTTTGATTTCATGGCCATGTTTGAAGAAGCTcggcaactggcagcagaacgaaACAAAAATG AAGATGAATCGCAAACTGACCAACAGAGTAGTGGGCAGGATGTAGAATCTGTTGGGAGCAAGGGATCGATTCCTGCCCTAGTGTCCGGGCCCATGTCCACCGTACCGTCATTCAGACCTGTATTCAGGAAGCCAGCGACAGATGAtaaaggcggtggtggtggtggtgttagtggtggtggtcattctGTTGTCGGTAGCAACAAGACTGTCAGAAGCACAGCATCACAGAATCTTGCAGCATCGTCTTGTGTTGATGGAAACATGAAACATAGTGAGGAGTTAGGAACCACAGCGGGGTCGACGGCCACCTCCCCACCGCCCACGTCTGTGAAAAAGGGCAATGACGGAGGtaaagatgatgataaggaagatgatgtcgatgacgacgatgaagatgagaaagaaaaggaggag ACGTTGGAGCAATCTATTCCACAATCCCTTGAAATAACTCTGACACATGGAAACAAATCG GTGTCAGCGTTGGCCTTGGATCCATCTGGTGCTCGTCTTGTCACCGGGGGCTACGACTACGACATAACGTTCTGGGATTTTGCTGGTATGGATGCCTCCTTGAGGCACTTCCGTAGCCTCAGACCTTGTGAATG CCACCAAATCCGCAACTTACAATACAGTACCACTGGGGACGTCCTGCTCGTTATTGCTGCGAATGCCCAGGCCAAGGTGATTGACCGAGACGGCTTCGAGAAGCTGGAGTGTGTGAAGGGTGACCAATACATTGCAGACATGGCCAATACTAAGGTAAGCCTGACATTTCcatttggtggtggtggccacATG gcacaaat TACAtcacaacactaccaccacctctcTAATCCCACTGCATTTCTTTCTCCTCAGGTGAGCACGTGCATGCTGAACAGGAATGCACACATGAAGGGCAGCGACACAACATCTTTGTGCTTTTCATACGACGGGAGAGTTCTGGCTTCAAGAGGAG GTGATGACACCCTGAAACTGTGGGACATTCGAAACTTCAAAAAGGCTCTGGTTGCTGCTGATGGCCTCCTCAATTTGTTCCCAGT GACTGACTGTGTGTTCAGTCCCAGTGACAAGATGGTGGTCACAGGAGTGTCTGTGGGCCGCAATGGAGGCAATGGGAAACTGATGTTCATGGAGCGTGACACTTTGAAGCCTGTCACTGAGATTGAGGTCTCCAACAGTGTAAGTCCccgtattattgttgttgttgttgtt TTgaccttcctctttctctctttctccagtgGCGCCCTCTTGTGTGTGGTGAAGAAAGAACGTAAAGTAAAGCAGATTGAGATGATTACAGACCAACATATCATCACAC CCTATGCTCTCCCCATGTTCCGTGAGGGTCGACCGATGAGTACGAGGAAGCAAGAAGAGAAAGTACGTAAGGACCCTGTTAAAACGCGAAGACCAGATCTCCCAGTTTCGGGACCAG gtGAAGGTGGCCGTGTCGGGGCCCATGGAGCCACTCTGTCCCAGTATGTTGTGCAGCAGCTTGTCCTACAGAAACCGGACCCTAGCGATTTGAACCCTCGAGAAGCTATCTTACGACATGCCAAGGAAGCCGAAGAAAACCCTTACTGGGTATCACCAGCTTACAGAAG CACACAGCCAAAGCCAATATTCCAGCCAGACTCTGtcgctagtgatgatgatgatgataacgatgcgGATGACAGACATGTTGCTGTCGACAACAAGACCAGTGACGACAACCAAGAACCTTTCAGAAAGAAGCAGAAGTTGTCCAAATGA